In one Zobellia galactanivorans genomic region, the following are encoded:
- the murI gene encoding glutamate racemase — protein MSEAPIGVFDSGVGGTSIWKEIHKLLPRERTIYLADSKNAPYGEKSQQQILELSIKNTELLMEMGCKLIVVACNTATTNAILYLRTHYGLPFIGIEPAIKPAALNSISKVVGVLATKGTLSSSLFHSTTENHANGIKLIEQEGTGLVPLVESGNIDSKETETLLRKYIDPMLDQGMDHLVLGCTHYPYLVPVLQKIMPEGVKIIDSGEAVARQVKAILEKNAMLNTATSHKGHRFYTNIDPKVLRNFVSGVAPDIRVEKLDF, from the coding sequence ATGAGCGAGGCCCCGATAGGTGTTTTTGATTCAGGTGTTGGAGGTACTTCTATCTGGAAGGAAATCCACAAACTGTTACCGCGGGAGCGAACCATATACTTGGCCGATAGCAAGAATGCACCCTATGGGGAAAAGTCACAACAACAGATTCTTGAACTGAGTATCAAGAATACCGAGTTGCTCATGGAAATGGGGTGTAAGCTTATCGTTGTGGCCTGCAACACGGCCACTACCAACGCCATCTTATATCTGAGAACGCATTATGGACTGCCGTTCATCGGAATAGAGCCTGCTATAAAACCTGCGGCCCTGAATTCCATATCAAAGGTCGTAGGCGTACTAGCGACCAAGGGAACACTTTCCAGTAGTCTTTTTCATAGTACCACGGAAAACCACGCAAACGGTATAAAATTAATTGAGCAAGAAGGCACCGGTCTGGTTCCCTTGGTAGAGAGTGGGAATATAGATTCAAAAGAAACGGAAACGCTTTTGAGGAAGTATATTGATCCCATGCTTGATCAAGGTATGGACCATTTGGTTCTTGGGTGTACCCATTATCCGTATTTGGTGCCGGTACTGCAAAAGATAATGCCCGAGGGGGTCAAAATTATCGATTCGGGTGAGGCCGTTGCGCGCCAAGTAAAGGCCATTTTGGAAAAGAACGCTATGCTCAATACGGCCACAAGCCATAAGGGGCATCGGTTTTATACCAATATTGATCCGAAGGTACTACGTAATTTCGTTAGCGGTGTCGCCCCCGATATTCGGGTTGAAAAGTTAGATTTTTAA
- a CDS encoding isoamylase early set domain-containing protein produces the protein MAISKQYLKTKPVCKVTFTVPAEDAKKVAVVGDFNNWKADKASSLKKLKNGNFKGTIELPKEGSFEFKYIVDGNYVNETEADRYQWNDYAGGENAVLDL, from the coding sequence ATGGCAATCTCAAAACAGTATCTCAAAACAAAACCCGTTTGTAAAGTAACCTTTACCGTGCCCGCAGAAGATGCGAAAAAAGTGGCCGTTGTTGGTGATTTTAACAACTGGAAGGCTGACAAGGCCAGTTCGTTGAAAAAATTGAAAAATGGAAATTTCAAAGGTACTATAGAACTTCCTAAAGAAGGTTCGTTTGAATTTAAGTACATCGTTGACGGTAATTACGTTAATGAAACCGAAGCGGATCGTTACCAGTGGAATGATTACGCAGGTGGGGAGAACGCGGTTCTAGACCTATAG
- a CDS encoding ABC transporter ATP-binding protein, with the protein MIEVNDIHKSFGDTHILKGVTTSFSKGKTNLIIGQSGSGKTVFLKCLLGLFTPEQGSISYDGKIYSEMTDEQKRNLRQEIGMVFQGSALFDSMTVEGNVKFPLEMFTKQSQSEMQDRADFVLKRVNLVDAHHKYPSEISGGMQKRVAIARAIVMNPKYLFCDEPNSGLDPKTAIVIDNLIQEITEEYDITTVINTHDMNSVMEIGKKILFLKDGLKAWEGTNKEIFKTENETVTDFVYSSDLFKKVRQMYIEERN; encoded by the coding sequence ATGATCGAAGTAAACGACATACACAAATCTTTTGGCGACACCCATATCTTAAAAGGTGTCACCACAAGTTTCAGCAAAGGAAAGACTAATCTTATCATTGGACAGAGTGGGTCGGGAAAAACGGTTTTCCTAAAGTGTCTTTTAGGTCTTTTTACCCCCGAACAGGGCTCGATCAGTTATGACGGAAAAATATACTCCGAAATGACCGACGAACAAAAACGTAACCTTCGGCAAGAAATAGGTATGGTTTTTCAGGGAAGTGCCCTATTCGACTCCATGACGGTCGAGGGCAATGTAAAATTCCCGCTTGAAATGTTTACAAAACAATCGCAATCGGAAATGCAAGACCGGGCCGACTTTGTGCTTAAACGGGTCAACTTGGTGGATGCCCACCATAAATATCCTTCCGAAATATCAGGAGGTATGCAAAAAAGGGTAGCGATAGCCCGGGCCATTGTTATGAACCCCAAATACCTATTTTGTGACGAGCCCAATTCCGGACTCGACCCCAAAACCGCCATAGTTATCGATAACCTGATTCAAGAAATTACCGAAGAATACGATATCACCACGGTAATCAACACCCACGATATGAACTCCGTAATGGAAATCGGAAAAAAAATCCTCTTTCTAAAAGATGGGCTAAAAGCATGGGAAGGTACCAACAAAGAAATTTTCAAGACCGAAAACGAAACCGTTACCGATTTTGTCTATTCTTCGGATCTCTTTAAAAAGGTACGGCAAATGTATATTGAAGAACGTAACTAA
- the egtD gene encoding L-histidine N(alpha)-methyltransferase, with translation MQKSTQVLFKTQFEEDVYKGLSDFPKHLSSKYFYDQKGDKLFQDIMHMPEYYLTRKEYDILKQHTAEIAEKFAMGNPKFKLIELGAGDGKKTKILLKYLSENNFDVKYQPIDISQSVLDGLEKSLHKELPDLQVEPQHGTYFEALEKINLENGTKKVILFLGSNIGNLLHEHAIAFLKSVQELMQEDDLLFIGFDMKKNPQTILDAYNDPSGITEAFNKNVLARINTELDGNFDLDKFLHWEVYDPETGTAKSYLVAKEAQTVSIDKLGLLIDFAPWETIHTEISQKYDDKVVAWLADNAGLKIETEFSDPEKEYKNFVFKKC, from the coding sequence ATGCAAAAATCCACCCAAGTACTTTTTAAGACTCAATTTGAGGAAGATGTCTACAAAGGCCTAAGCGACTTTCCGAAGCATTTGTCCTCTAAATATTTTTATGATCAAAAAGGGGATAAACTGTTTCAAGACATCATGCACATGCCCGAATATTATCTTACCCGAAAAGAGTACGATATATTAAAACAGCATACGGCAGAAATAGCTGAGAAGTTCGCCATGGGCAACCCCAAGTTCAAGCTGATCGAATTGGGCGCAGGTGACGGAAAAAAGACCAAGATCCTTCTAAAATACCTTTCAGAAAATAATTTTGACGTCAAATACCAACCCATAGACATCAGTCAAAGCGTACTTGACGGTCTTGAAAAATCACTTCACAAAGAATTGCCCGACTTGCAGGTAGAACCTCAGCACGGCACCTATTTTGAAGCCTTAGAAAAAATAAATTTAGAAAACGGCACTAAGAAAGTTATTCTATTTTTAGGTTCCAACATTGGCAATTTGCTTCACGAACACGCCATTGCCTTTTTAAAAAGTGTTCAAGAGCTCATGCAAGAAGACGACCTTTTGTTTATCGGTTTCGACATGAAGAAAAATCCGCAGACCATACTAGACGCCTATAATGACCCTTCGGGGATTACCGAGGCGTTCAACAAAAATGTGCTGGCCCGCATCAATACCGAACTCGATGGCAATTTCGACCTCGATAAATTTCTTCACTGGGAAGTCTATGACCCCGAAACAGGTACGGCAAAAAGTTATTTGGTAGCCAAAGAAGCCCAAACTGTAAGTATTGACAAGTTAGGCCTACTAATAGATTTTGCCCCATGGGAAACCATACATACTGAAATCTCACAAAAATACGACGACAAGGTAGTAGCATGGTTGGCCGACAATGCCGGCCTAAAAATAGAGACCGAGTTTTCCGATCCTGAAAAGGAGTACAAAAATTTCGTTTTCAAAAAGTGCTAA
- a CDS encoding mannose-1-phosphate guanylyltransferase: protein MKNKNYYAVLMAGGVGSRFWPISTSSYPKQFHDMLGTGDTLIQKTFKRLNKFVPTENILILTNERYNDLVLEQLPMVKQDQVVLEPAMRNTAPCILYAALKIQKMNENGVMIVAPSDHWIEDEDAFAADVTTCFEKCEKEEVLCTLGIKPSFPNTGFGYIEFEKESAEGLKKVNQFREKPDYETAKEFLAQGNFLWNAGIFMWSVKTIVNAFKNYQPEQYSLFESGMSCYNTGEEKEFIKENYPKAENISIDYAILENSKSIFVLPASFDWNDLGTWGSLYDKLDKDEDNNAVVNSKVVTTDASGNMIRSPKDKIVVVDGLNDYIIVDKKEVLLIYPKSKEQDIKKVLGEVKDKFGDTYA from the coding sequence ATGAAAAACAAAAATTATTACGCAGTGTTAATGGCCGGAGGTGTCGGCTCGAGATTTTGGCCGATCAGTACGTCATCTTATCCCAAGCAATTTCATGATATGTTGGGTACTGGCGATACCTTGATCCAAAAAACCTTTAAGCGTCTGAATAAATTTGTGCCTACGGAGAATATTCTCATCTTGACCAATGAGCGATATAACGATTTGGTATTGGAGCAGCTTCCTATGGTAAAGCAGGATCAAGTGGTACTTGAACCGGCAATGCGTAATACGGCGCCCTGCATTTTGTACGCGGCCCTAAAGATTCAAAAAATGAATGAAAACGGGGTTATGATCGTGGCTCCGAGCGATCACTGGATCGAAGATGAAGATGCTTTCGCCGCAGATGTCACCACCTGTTTTGAAAAATGCGAAAAAGAAGAGGTGCTTTGTACCTTAGGTATAAAACCATCGTTTCCGAATACCGGTTTTGGTTATATCGAATTTGAAAAGGAAAGTGCCGAGGGCTTGAAGAAGGTGAATCAATTTCGGGAAAAACCCGATTATGAAACGGCCAAGGAATTTTTGGCCCAAGGGAATTTTCTGTGGAATGCCGGAATCTTTATGTGGAGCGTAAAGACCATTGTAAACGCCTTTAAAAATTATCAGCCTGAACAGTATTCCCTTTTTGAATCTGGAATGTCTTGTTACAATACTGGCGAAGAAAAGGAGTTTATAAAAGAAAACTACCCGAAAGCGGAGAATATCTCCATCGATTATGCGATTTTGGAAAACTCTAAATCCATTTTTGTGCTTCCGGCGTCATTTGATTGGAACGATTTGGGTACTTGGGGCTCTTTATACGATAAATTGGATAAAGACGAAGACAACAATGCCGTGGTGAACAGTAAGGTCGTTACTACCGATGCATCCGGAAATATGATAAGGTCGCCAAAAGACAAGATTGTGGTAGTAGATGGTCTTAACGACTATATTATCGTAGACAAAAAAGAAGTACTTTTAATTTATCCAAAATCCAAAGAACAGGATATCAAAAAGGTTTTGGGCGAGGTTAAGGATAAATTTGGAGATACATATGCCTAA
- a CDS encoding DUF427 domain-containing protein, translating to MKAIWNGTVIAESDDTLVVENNHYFPAESIKKEYFKASNTHTTCPWKGQAHYYTLSVDGKENPDAAWFYPEVSELAKGIKGRVAFWRGVTVEK from the coding sequence ATGAAAGCAATTTGGAACGGTACCGTAATCGCCGAGAGCGACGACACCCTGGTAGTCGAAAACAACCACTATTTTCCAGCGGAAAGTATAAAAAAGGAATATTTTAAAGCCAGCAACACACATACCACCTGCCCATGGAAAGGCCAAGCCCATTACTACACCCTATCGGTAGACGGGAAAGAAAACCCCGATGCGGCATGGTTCTATCCCGAAGTCAGTGAACTGGCCAAGGGAATAAAGGGCCGCGTGGCATTTTGGCGTGGAGTGACCGTAGAAAAATAG
- a CDS encoding MlaE family ABC transporter permease codes for MNYLTSIGRYAIMIKDVFKKPTKWRIMKSLILKEVDELIFGSLGILIFIAFFMGAVVAIQTALNITSELIPKNLVGFATRQSIILEFAPTFCSIIMAGKVGSYITSSIGTMRVTEQIDALEVMGVNALNYLVFPKIVALCLYPFIISIAMYVGIFGGWMAAVFGGFSTSADFIEGVQLDFIPFHVTYAFLKTLVFAFVLATVPSYHGFYMTGGALEVGKASTTSFVWTSVVIIVANYILTQLLLG; via the coding sequence ATGAACTACTTAACATCTATTGGCAGGTATGCCATAATGATAAAAGACGTCTTTAAAAAACCTACGAAATGGCGTATCATGAAATCGTTGATTTTAAAGGAAGTCGACGAGCTGATCTTTGGTTCTCTAGGTATTTTAATTTTTATCGCCTTTTTTATGGGAGCGGTTGTAGCTATTCAGACCGCACTCAACATCACCAGTGAACTTATTCCGAAAAACTTGGTCGGTTTTGCCACAAGGCAATCGATTATATTGGAGTTCGCCCCAACTTTTTGTTCTATCATCATGGCAGGAAAAGTAGGCTCGTATATCACCTCAAGTATCGGCACCATGCGGGTCACCGAACAGATAGACGCATTGGAGGTCATGGGGGTAAACGCCTTGAACTATTTGGTTTTCCCAAAGATCGTTGCCTTATGCCTCTACCCTTTTATTATTTCGATAGCCATGTACGTAGGTATCTTCGGAGGCTGGATGGCGGCCGTATTCGGCGGGTTCAGTACCAGCGCCGATTTTATAGAAGGGGTTCAATTGGACTTTATTCCATTTCACGTAACCTACGCTTTTCTCAAGACCTTGGTCTTTGCCTTTGTTTTGGCCACCGTGCCCTCATACCACGGTTTTTACATGACGGGAGGCGCCTTAGAAGTAGGTAAGGCGAGTACGACTTCATTTGTGTGGACAAGCGTTGTCATCATTGTAGCGAACTATATTCTAACCCAACTTTTATTAGGCTAA
- a CDS encoding dihydrofolate reductase yields MNIIALIAAAADNNALGKDNDLLWHLPDDFKRFKSLTSGHTIVMGRKTYESFPKPLPNRKHVIITRDKNYTVDYDVCVVVHSLEEALELVKDEDLSFIIGGGEIYKLAMEHANKIELTRVHGIFEDADTFFPEIPESQWELASEQYHPADEKHKYAFTYRTYLKI; encoded by the coding sequence ATGAACATCATAGCCTTGATAGCGGCAGCGGCCGACAACAATGCCCTAGGAAAGGACAACGACCTACTATGGCATTTACCGGATGATTTTAAGAGATTTAAAAGCCTTACTTCCGGGCACACCATTGTCATGGGCAGAAAAACATACGAGAGCTTTCCGAAACCCCTGCCCAATCGCAAGCACGTGATCATTACCCGCGACAAAAATTACACTGTAGACTACGATGTATGTGTTGTGGTACATTCCTTAGAGGAAGCTTTGGAACTGGTAAAGGACGAAGACTTATCCTTTATAATCGGAGGCGGCGAAATCTACAAACTGGCCATGGAGCACGCCAATAAAATTGAACTCACCCGCGTACACGGCATTTTTGAAGATGCCGACACCTTCTTTCCGGAAATACCCGAAAGCCAATGGGAACTTGCCAGCGAGCAATACCATCCCGCGGATGAAAAGCACAAATACGCCTTTACTTACCGCACCTATTTAAAAATCTAA
- a CDS encoding 2TM domain-containing protein produces the protein MFSKNKNHSEVGLEQHEMLENAQNRIKQKKRLYVHFVIFLIGSVFLILVNKILKYGATYDWFIWGITFWAFLFVLHAFNVFVTQKFMGKDWERTQREKLVAKQKKRIAEIQKEIETDFPLSQINKKKDI, from the coding sequence ATGTTCTCTAAAAACAAAAACCATTCAGAAGTAGGCCTTGAGCAACATGAAATGCTCGAGAATGCCCAAAACCGCATCAAACAAAAAAAACGCCTGTACGTTCATTTTGTCATCTTTCTTATTGGCAGTGTATTTCTCATTCTGGTCAACAAGATATTAAAGTATGGCGCCACCTATGATTGGTTTATATGGGGCATTACGTTCTGGGCCTTTTTATTCGTCCTTCATGCCTTCAATGTTTTTGTGACCCAAAAATTCATGGGTAAGGACTGGGAACGCACCCAACGTGAGAAACTGGTGGCCAAGCAAAAAAAACGCATAGCCGAAATACAAAAAGAGATCGAAACCGATTTTCCCCTCTCCCAAATAAATAAAAAAAAGGACATATGA
- a CDS encoding DUF389 domain-containing protein, which yields MSDKLNQDNLTSSEEETKEAIRKDAKGLWESVRRFVRELLDIRENTDQEATKAAIIADIPFKGHTSWILVCSIFIASVGLNANSTAVVIGAMLISPLMGPILGLGMSLAINDIDTLRRSLKNFTVMVVLSVLTAYLFFEFFPIQDESSELLARTAPDIRDVLIAFFGGLALVIARAKKGTIASVIFGVAIATALMPPLCTVGFGLAIGNPSYAFGAMYLFIINTIFIALATFLTIKLLKFPMVRYANSAKRRRIARIASVVALLVMIPAGWTFYKVFQESMFKKQATEFVSETIGKYQFMGGGRFLDNFTSIEYNEGEKPVIEVVCMGNEVIPENIIASWNTILKEDEDFYRLRNTELHVIQGAQNEQVDQLKYVNELYESQKNQLSSKAEKIALLEAEVSRLRRDASRQKKIPFLDISAEAKANYKDIESIQFDYAVINDFKKIDTLSIFEVKWKKGMSSAKTAAENKKILDWLKVRLKDSTVQLRGAR from the coding sequence ATGAGTGATAAACTAAACCAAGATAATCTTACGTCAAGCGAAGAAGAGACCAAGGAAGCCATCCGAAAAGATGCGAAAGGGCTTTGGGAAAGTGTTCGAAGGTTTGTACGTGAGTTGCTCGATATTCGTGAGAATACCGATCAAGAAGCTACGAAGGCGGCCATAATAGCGGATATTCCCTTTAAGGGCCATACTTCATGGATCTTGGTTTGTTCTATATTCATAGCCTCCGTAGGGTTGAATGCAAACTCTACGGCGGTCGTTATCGGTGCGATGTTGATATCTCCCCTAATGGGTCCTATTTTGGGGCTGGGTATGTCTTTGGCCATTAACGATATCGATACGCTGAGGCGTTCCCTTAAGAACTTTACGGTAATGGTAGTGCTCAGTGTTTTAACCGCCTACCTGTTCTTTGAATTTTTTCCTATTCAAGATGAATCATCGGAGTTGTTGGCACGGACCGCACCCGATATTCGTGATGTGCTCATTGCCTTTTTTGGAGGTTTGGCCCTCGTTATCGCCCGGGCCAAAAAAGGGACCATTGCCAGTGTCATCTTCGGGGTGGCCATTGCAACCGCTTTAATGCCACCATTGTGTACGGTGGGTTTTGGACTGGCCATAGGTAATCCTAGCTATGCTTTTGGGGCCATGTATTTGTTTATTATAAATACGATTTTCATTGCCTTGGCCACTTTTTTGACCATAAAATTGTTGAAGTTTCCCATGGTACGTTATGCCAATTCGGCCAAGCGAAGACGAATTGCGCGTATAGCCTCGGTGGTGGCCTTGTTGGTCATGATTCCTGCGGGATGGACCTTCTATAAGGTATTTCAAGAATCGATGTTTAAAAAGCAAGCTACGGAATTTGTTAGCGAGACTATCGGGAAATACCAGTTTATGGGAGGAGGTAGGTTTTTAGATAATTTTACCAGCATTGAATACAATGAAGGTGAAAAGCCGGTCATTGAAGTGGTGTGTATGGGGAATGAGGTCATACCTGAAAATATCATTGCCTCGTGGAATACTATCTTGAAAGAGGATGAGGATTTCTACCGTCTAAGAAATACGGAGCTTCACGTTATTCAAGGGGCCCAGAACGAGCAAGTAGACCAATTGAAATACGTTAACGAGCTCTATGAATCACAAAAAAATCAATTGTCGAGCAAGGCGGAAAAAATAGCCCTTCTCGAAGCTGAAGTGAGCCGGTTACGGCGTGATGCATCTCGGCAAAAAAAGATACCGTTTCTAGATATCAGTGCCGAAGCCAAGGCGAATTATAAGGATATTGAGTCGATACAATTCGACTACGCGGTAATCAATGATTTCAAGAAAATCGATACGCTGTCCATTTTTGAGGTAAAATGGAAAAAGGGAATGTCTTCTGCCAAGACAGCAGCGGAAAACAAGAAAATTCTAGACTGGTTGAAAGTGCGTTTGAAAGACTCTACGGTACAATTGCGCGGAGCCAGATAA
- the pafA gene encoding alkaline phosphatase PafA, giving the protein MHKNYFIVFLSVFTLTFLPSNSLAQRKSKEQPVSDLRTEPKLVVGIIVDQMRYDYITRFWNHYGEGGFKRLVNEGFNCKNNHYNYAPTSTGPGHTSVYTGTTPAVHGIIGNNWYDKATETSVYCAGDPDYESVGTTSDAGKMSPHRMTVTTITDELRLHTQMRGKTIAVALKDRGAVLPGGHTANAAYWFSEGSWITSSYYMDKLPVWVEKFNAEKSVDAYKKPWKTLKNINEYVESASDYNAYEGKFKGEESPVFPHDLPALWDNNGKYEMLKATPFGNSMTTDFALAALDAEALGSDDITDFLAVSFSSTDYVGHKFGVASKEVQDTYLRLDRDLERLFKELDRKVGKGEYTVFLSADHAAIEVPSYLKDKKIPADYVSWDAMKNDFAQFLEFNYGTTDIVKNFSNYQYFLDHDIINNLDLSVQEVQEAIAKEVLSYEGIDRTYTAYQMWQNDYTHGIPYILQNGYNQKRSGDVLVVLAPGIISYQKTGSTHGSPQIYDTHVPLLFYGAGIKQGSTVERTEIDDIAPTIAALLGVAFPSGTTGSPITQVLK; this is encoded by the coding sequence ATGCATAAGAATTATTTCATTGTTTTTTTATCAGTTTTTACCTTAACATTTTTACCCTCCAATAGTCTTGCTCAGCGAAAATCAAAAGAGCAGCCCGTATCTGACTTAAGAACGGAGCCAAAGCTAGTGGTAGGTATTATCGTTGATCAGATGCGATACGACTATATCACCCGTTTTTGGAACCACTACGGTGAAGGCGGTTTTAAACGCTTGGTAAACGAAGGTTTCAATTGTAAGAACAACCACTATAACTACGCTCCTACAAGCACAGGCCCGGGACATACCTCGGTCTATACCGGTACCACTCCGGCCGTGCATGGTATAATAGGAAATAACTGGTACGATAAAGCTACTGAAACAAGCGTGTATTGTGCCGGAGATCCCGATTACGAGTCAGTCGGAACTACGTCGGATGCGGGAAAGATGTCACCCCATAGAATGACGGTAACCACTATTACCGATGAATTGCGTTTACATACGCAAATGCGGGGAAAAACCATTGCCGTAGCCCTAAAGGATAGGGGGGCGGTTTTGCCGGGAGGCCATACGGCGAACGCTGCCTATTGGTTTAGTGAAGGTTCATGGATTACCAGTTCATACTATATGGATAAGTTGCCCGTGTGGGTCGAAAAATTTAATGCCGAGAAGTCTGTCGATGCGTATAAAAAACCTTGGAAGACTCTAAAGAATATAAATGAATACGTAGAAAGTGCTTCTGATTACAATGCCTATGAAGGGAAGTTCAAAGGAGAGGAGTCCCCGGTCTTTCCGCACGATCTTCCTGCGTTATGGGACAACAATGGAAAGTACGAAATGCTTAAGGCCACACCTTTTGGAAATAGTATGACCACTGATTTTGCCTTGGCGGCCTTAGATGCCGAAGCTTTGGGGTCGGACGATATTACCGACTTTTTGGCCGTTAGTTTTTCAAGTACGGATTATGTCGGCCACAAGTTTGGGGTAGCTTCCAAAGAGGTTCAAGATACCTATTTGAGATTAGACCGTGATTTGGAGCGTCTGTTTAAGGAACTTGACCGAAAAGTAGGTAAAGGGGAGTATACCGTATTTTTAAGTGCCGACCACGCTGCAATAGAGGTGCCTTCGTATTTAAAGGATAAAAAGATACCGGCCGATTATGTTTCTTGGGATGCTATGAAAAATGATTTTGCCCAGTTCTTGGAGTTTAATTACGGCACTACCGATATTGTAAAGAATTTTTCCAATTATCAGTATTTTCTTGATCATGATATTATAAACAACCTTGATTTAAGCGTTCAAGAGGTTCAGGAAGCCATTGCCAAGGAAGTTTTGAGCTACGAGGGTATCGATAGAACCTATACCGCCTATCAGATGTGGCAGAACGATTATACGCATGGTATACCTTATATCTTGCAGAACGGCTACAACCAAAAGCGTTCCGGTGATGTATTGGTCGTTTTGGCCCCAGGAATCATTTCATATCAAAAAACAGGTTCGACCCACGGGTCGCCACAAATATACGATACACATGTGCCTCTACTTTTTTACGGTGCGGGAATAAAACAAGGGAGCACGGTAGAGCGAACCGAAATAGATGATATTGCGCCCACCATAGCCGCTCTACTGGGGGTCGCTTTTCCAAGTGGAACTACGGGTAGCCCTATAACCCAAGTATTGAAATAA
- a CDS encoding aminotransferase class V-fold PLP-dependent enzyme, protein MVNTRKHFPVLSQYVYANTASAGLLNDDLMEWRQEHDMDYLIGGSNFRNKVAEKLIGETRETVAGFFGAKKENTALVQNFTLGLNMLLEGLDKKERVLLVKDDYPSVNWPFEYRGFPLSYVALSENLEANILHKLKSEDISVLALSLVQWTNGFKINMKFLSKIKEEFPNLKIIADGTQYCGTCDFDFERSPIDVLGASAYKWLLSGYGNGFMLFKDGVQDMFSVKTIGFNGSGHDLGARDKLSFARHFEPGHLDTLTFGSMKFSLDYLTKLGKGAIEERLQTLSRYAMEGFGGLGLLSDDIVKRKEHSTIFNIQGNDALFQELTEYGVICSQRGKGIRLSFHFYNNEGDIDEVLRILKTAL, encoded by the coding sequence ATGGTAAATACCCGTAAACACTTTCCGGTTTTAAGTCAATATGTATACGCCAATACCGCTTCTGCAGGATTGCTAAACGACGATTTGATGGAATGGAGACAAGAGCATGATATGGATTATCTGATCGGAGGTAGCAATTTTAGAAACAAGGTGGCCGAAAAATTGATCGGCGAGACCCGTGAGACCGTAGCGGGCTTCTTTGGGGCCAAAAAAGAAAATACCGCGCTGGTACAGAATTTTACACTCGGCTTGAACATGTTATTGGAGGGTTTGGATAAAAAGGAGCGTGTTTTACTGGTTAAAGATGACTATCCGTCGGTAAACTGGCCGTTTGAATACCGTGGTTTTCCCCTGTCGTATGTTGCCTTGAGCGAGAATCTCGAAGCCAATATCCTCCATAAGCTTAAAAGTGAAGATATATCGGTATTGGCCTTGAGTTTGGTGCAATGGACCAATGGATTTAAAATTAACATGAAATTTCTTTCAAAAATTAAAGAAGAATTTCCTAACTTGAAGATCATTGCAGATGGAACGCAATATTGTGGAACATGCGATTTTGATTTTGAAAGGTCACCTATAGACGTGCTTGGCGCCAGTGCCTATAAGTGGTTGTTGTCGGGTTATGGTAACGGATTTATGTTGTTTAAGGATGGCGTACAAGATATGTTTAGCGTGAAAACGATTGGTTTTAATGGATCCGGTCACGACCTTGGCGCACGCGATAAGCTGTCTTTTGCCCGTCATTTTGAACCTGGGCACCTTGATACCTTGACTTTCGGAAGCATGAAATTTTCATTGGACTACCTGACTAAATTGGGCAAGGGGGCCATTGAAGAGCGGCTTCAAACCCTTTCGCGCTATGCGATGGAAGGTTTTGGGGGATTAGGACTTTTGTCCGATGACATTGTAAAAAGGAAAGAACATAGTACCATATTTAATATACAAGGAAATGATGCGCTGTTTCAAGAGTTGACAGAGTACGGGGTTATCTGTTCGCAACGGGGGAAGGGTATTCGGTTGAGTTTTCATTTTTATAACAATGAAGGGGATATCGATGAAGTTCTAAGAATCTTAAAAACAGCATTATAA